Genomic DNA from Oncorhynchus tshawytscha isolate Ot180627B linkage group LG04, Otsh_v2.0, whole genome shotgun sequence:
TGTGTCTTTGTTGTGTTTGGGTGGTTTAATACGTCATCCACAGCatcattattaacttgaccatgcttaaagtgatattcaatgtctgatttgtcaTGGTCAAcaatctaccaatcactgcccagTCTttcaaaagctccctggtctttgtaattgaatctgtggttgaaattcaATAGTGAGGGACCTTGCAGATCATTTATGTATGGGGGTCAGAGGAAgggatagtcattcaaaaatcatgtcaaaccatattatttcacacagagtgagtcgaTGTAATTTATTATGTGATTTTGCCAAAACAAAAGAGGTGAATACTTTTGAAACAACTGTATTTTAGTTATTTCATTTGTAGGCCTATTCATTTGTTAACCTTAGTAGAATattcttttcactttgacattatggagtatctaggatacccactgtatatatacaccttCCCTCACTCTCCATAGTCTGACTATAGGCATATATGTCCCAGCATgtatcatttgtatttatttattaagaGAAGATGAACTAATCAATACCTCCACTTAAGAAACACTGCCCTGTAAGCAATATAATTCCATGTAACATGTGTTGTACTCTACAAGCatcatcaaatgtattatttaaaaaaaatatatatattattcaatGACAATGAAACTGTCAGTGTAATTTATCATTCACTTTAAAAAGGGACAAATCACTGGTCAGAATGACATGCTACTGAGGGTCTGACTGGAGATtgaggagaaacacacacaaactcccgTATTCTCGCCCTATATCACTAGGTGTCACTGTTGCACTTTAACTTACCTGCTCCATGCTGCTGTCGGAGGATGGCCGCATTGCCGGGCCTCGGAGAAGCTGAGGACTTTGCTGCGGAGGCAGTGGTCGTCGTGCTGGCGGGGAGGGGGCCATGTCCTGCTGGAGGAGGCACGCGAGGCTTTCCCTGACCCGGCTCAGAGGTAGCCCGCCCCCCTGCCACCGCGTCCTTGCTGTTCCTCAGTGGCCATCTATTCTGGATGTGGGACACGGCCTCCTCGGCCACCATGCCATCACGCGGAATCACCCGGAGGGTGGCTTGGACCTTGTATTCCTGAGTCTCGTCGGAGTACAAGTCGGAAACTCGGCACTCGTACACCCCCTCGTCTTCCTTCCGCACCTTGGACAGACTAAGCCTGTGAGATATGGCGCTGCCCTGCACCCTCACAGTCTACAAAGAGAAACAGAAAAGGAGAAATTGCTACATATACAATATAACCTGTTGGTTTCAACAATAAATATGTCTATATCAAAGTAGACTAGGCCAGCCACTCATTAGACTACTGCCACATATGTATCACACGATGAGGGCATATGCGTTTGATAGCCGAAAGCCCTATTatccaaaaattcagagatttaaTGCTGCCTGTTGTTTGGCAAGTGTCGGAATATATTTCAAAACAAGATGAGGCTATATGTATATTCTAAAGGCGACATGATAATGGTGAGCCAGCCAGGTTGGAGACAACTGTACAAAATGGAGTCCTAAGTCTAGAAAAAAATGCTTGGAAAAATTCCCACCAGAGGCCTGGCCAGTTACCTCCATAACTTGTGCTAAATTATTGGCCTTCGGCCTTCATAGTGCCACTTGGCCATATCATGTGGCTAGCCTTGAAtaacaaaatacacattttattGCTTAAATGCATTATGGCACTTAACTGTGCAGCCATATCCAAATACTAAAAAAAGCGAACATTTGAAGAAATCAGATAGATATCTCCACTATGATGAAGTTTTAACGTGAATGCTTCAGCTGGACGTGGTCAGTGACAAAAGGAAACACTTACGCTTATCTTTGTGGCATCCTTTTGAGTGACCTGAAACCAGAAATGTGTCGAAGTGTTATGGTCAGCCAGAGACACAAGACTGCATAATACTCTCTTGTATAGCAATTACACGTTTGGATATGAGCCTCACCACAATGGAATTCCCTCTGTGCAGTTTTGCATCGCTTTCGACAGTGTAAAATAGTTTCTACAACTGCGCGCATTAGAATCAGCAGCATGGACAGCAACAGTTGCGCTGTTACCAAACGTGTCCCAAACAGCGTGCATTGACATCAGCACCTTGGACAGGGACTACTGGATTAGCTCTCAGCTGTCATAAATAGTCGTTTGTGTTTTCTAGTGCATGTTTAATGTGGTTAAATAACAGAGCAGAAACTACAGATGGGGTTGTTCAATGTCCATGAGTCGATTGCAACAGAGGCGCAGAGGGCGTAATCACATCACAGTTATCCAACAGCATTATGGAATA
This window encodes:
- the vstm2b gene encoding V-set and transmembrane domain-containing protein 2B encodes the protein MEKRGLNGVLYYLILNAPLFFCVNATFTEVPKDASVSEGEDVEMPCAFRAIGSSPFSLEIQWWYLKETTPKEHVHELQISAPANRAKVTQKDATKISTVRVQGSAISHRLSLSKVRKEDEGVYECRVSDLYSDETQEYKVQATLRVIPRDGMVAEEAVSHIQNRWPLRNSKDAVAGGRATSEPGQGKPRVPPPAGHGPLPASTTTTASAAKSSASPRPGNAAILRQQHGAGSGAITTTDPFLFITLLILHKLLPFLFAQ